The sequence GCCCACCTCCGACGCACCCCAGCGTCCCCCACCCCACACGAACGAGCCCCCCACACATCGACACCGACCCCAGAAAAACTCCCCGGATCCCCCCGAGCCCCCAAGTCGACTACGATGCGGGACGAGCCCGCCGGCGTAGCTCAATTGGCAGAGCATCTGTCTTGTAAACAGAAGGTTAGGGGTTCAAGTCCCCTCGCCGGCTCCCAGCTCAAAGCCCCCTTCCGGCTCTTGGAGGGGGGCTTTTGCTAACGGGTTTGCTAACAGGCGACTACGCCGCGCCGTCGATCCTGTCCGCGAAGATCGTGGCCGCTTCGGCGAGCTGCTCGTTGACGACGTGCGCGTAGACCCGAAGCGTGATGGCGGGGTCAGCGTGCCCGAGCCGAGCGGCGACGACGTGGACGGGAACGCCCGCCAGGAGCAGAGTCGTCGCGTGGACGTGGCGGAGGTCGTGAAGCCTTGCGTGCGGGAGAGGCGTAATGCCGTCCGCCGCGTTGTGCTCTTTGATCAGCGTGGCCATGAGGGACGAGACCGTGTCGGGGTGCACCGGCTCACCCCACCCCGTGGCGAACACGTGACCGTCCTCGGTGCCTTTCCAGAACTCGCCCGCCTTGAGCTTGTCGGCGAGCTGGCGCTTCCGATGGGCGTTGAGGACGCCGACCGTGCCGGGGTCGAGGCTTACGACGCGAGACCGGCCGCTCTTGGTCGTCCCCTCGATGCGCTCGCCGGCGACGAACCCCACCGAGCCCTTGATATGGATCGAGCCCCCGTCGAGGTCGACGTCCGGCCACCGCAGGTTGAGCAGCTCACCGCGCCGAGCACCGGTGTAGGCGGCCAGGTGGAAGAAGGCCGACAGCCGATGGCCCTCAACGGAGACGAGGAAGGTCCGGAGCTGCGCAGGCGTCCAGACCTTCCCCGGCTCACCGTGATGCAGCCGAGGGCGCTTCGCGCGCTCGGTGGGGTTGGACGCGATTAGCTCATCAACCCGGACAGCGTCACCGAACGCCTTCCGAAGCACCGAGTGCACGTGCGCGACCGTCCGAGGCGAGAGCCCCGCACCCTTTCGACCTCCCACGGTGACGAGGTCGCGGTAGAGCTTGGTGATCTGGCCGGGCCGGACGGCCTGGAGCCGCAAGCCGCCGATGTTGGGCCGGACGTGCCGGTCGATCAGATAGCGGTAGTTGGCCAGGGTCTTGGGCTTGATCTCGACCGCGTGAGCGTCGAGCCACTCGTCCAGGTACTCGCCCAAGGTGATGGCGTTGCGGTCGATGTACTCGCCCCGCCGTGCCCTCACACGCGCCTCGTCGCGCGCTTCCTTGGCGGCGTCTTCGGTCGGGAAGCCACCAACCCATTTGGGTTTCGAGATGCCGGTTTCGGGATCCGTGACGCGGATGACATAGGACCAGGTCTTGCCGCGCTTCATCACTCCGTCGCGGAGCTTGGACCTGCCGGGCCTGCGCGGCTCTTCGGGGTTGGCGAGAGCGGTCTTGGTCATCAGGCCGCCTCTTCCATCAGGGCGTTGACGTAGTCGTTCAGGGCGTTGAGCGGGATGCGCCGCGCACCGTCGATGCGGATGGAGCGAACGGCGCCGGAGGCCAGGAGTTCGTAGAGCTTGCTGCGGGAGATCGCCAGGGCTTTGGCCGCTTCGGGGACGGTCAGCAGGAGCTTGGGCACGCGAAACTCCGTTCATCGGTGGTGAGGGCCGGCATGGGCTTGCCGGTGAGTGCGGCGGTGAGGAGCGCTTCGCCGGGGGTCATACCTTGGCCGAGGTAGCGCCAGTGAGCGACGACCAGGACCTGGTCGTCGTCGAAGGGGATGCGGCCGGTGGTGGGTTCGTCGTGTTGGTGCTGGTTGTGCTGGATGCGGGCTTGGCGGAGTGCGCCGAGGGTGGTGGAGTAGCGGCGGGATTTGGTGGAGAAGTGGCCGCGGAAGCCGAGCATGTGAGCCCACTCGGCCAGCCGCAGCCCCGCGAACTCCTCCAGCGCTCCCAGGCGGAGACACTCGGCGATGAGTCGCCGGGCGTGGCCGCTGACGGGTAGGTCGGTGAGTTCGTCGGTGGGGCGTATGCGGCGGTCGAGGGTGCCGACGCATTCGGCGGCTTTGGTGGCGTACTTGGCGATGTAGCCCGCCACGGCGGTATCGGTGAGTTCCCCCGTGGTGGTGATCGGCCGGACGTCGACCTGTGAGCCCCACGCATGCGTCAGGGCCGGGACGTCACCGGCCGCTGGACTCGACACCGTCACCGCTCCAACCGAGTGATCCACGGCCGCTTTGAGGAGGTCGAGGGTTGCCCAGGCGGGCGGTTGGGCGTCAGGGCCGCCGGGACCGTCCAGCCGAATCACGGCGTGGAAGTGGACCAGGCCGCGCCGCTGGTATTCGGCGACTTTGGCGAACGAGACCGTGAGCACGTCCCGCAGGTCGGAGACTCGGAGGCCTGCCGACCGGGCGACGTACCGCCGGAAGGCCAGAGCGAACCGGCGCCACAGCTCAGGAGCGTGCGCGTTCCACAACACCGCGCCCGCGTAGTCGAAGCAGTCCGGGCAGATCGGTTGCCCGAGGCGCGGGTCATCGTCGCCGTGTCGGATGGTGCAGGAGACGGGCCGCCCGTGCGGACACGTGCCGCCGTCGCGCCGGGGGCGGCAGGCGACCACACCGCCGGCTTTGCCGGTGCGGCGGGAGTGGACGGGCCCGAATGAGGGTGCGGTGAGGGTGACGAACGCCGCCGGGTGAGTGCTGACGGTGTCGGGGACGCCCTTGCCGCCGACCAGTCCCGCGCGGACGAGTTGGTAGGTGTCGGCGCGGTAGGTCTCGGCGCACGCCGGGCACCGGGACGCGCGCCGGGTTTTGCACGCCACCCGGAGTGTTCCGCCGGGTTCTTGGGCGGTGGAGTAGTGGCGGAGGATCTCGGCGGTTTGGGGGTCGAGGTGGGTGACGCGGCCGCGGAGGTGGACGGGTTGGGCGCAGCCGCCGGTGGAGTGCGCGCGGCGTGCCCAGGCGCGGAAGTCGGCGCGGTTGTACCGGGCGGCCATGTCACGCGCGGCCACACCGTTAATGAGCGGAGCCGGGGCGAGATCGGGCACGATGAACGGGTCTCCTGCCTGTCTGTGGGATGGGCGGGTGATGGGCCCGGTGTGGCCGCACTTGCTTGCCGGCGACGGCGGCCACGCCGGGGACTACAAGGCCGACACCAGTAGCGAGAGCGCGTCGGCGAGCAGGGCCAGGCCCTCGAAGACAGCGCGGATGGCCTGCGCGGCGGATCCGGGGTGCCGGAGGGCGAACAGGCCCAAGACCAGCCAGAAGCAGGCGAAGGCGCAGCGGCGCAGGAACATCGGGTGCCCTTCTGTCAGGTGTGGCCGTGGCCGTTGCAGTCGGGGCAGGTGGACCCGTCGGAGGCGACCCCGCCCCCGCCGCAGGTCCCGCACACCCAGCCCACGACCGACCGGGCGAGCGGGCTGTAGGGTGCCGGGTGCTGGTCGGCGGTCATCAGGCCGCCCGTCCCTCGTCGCCGTCCTGTTCGGGGTCGAGGCGGATGTTGTGGCGGTAGCTGGTGTAGGCGTCGTATTCGTCGTGCCGCCGCTGGGGGACGTGGACGATGCCGTAGGTGATGCGGCCGAAAGTCCTTTCGGCGCTGTAGTGGCCGCCTTCAGAGCGGTTGTCGGTGACTTCGGCGCTGAGCAGCGCGGCGACCTGGTCGACCATGGCGACCGCCGCGGCCTCGTCTTTGGAGCGGGTGTAGACGTTGTACTCCCTGCCGTACTCGTTGACCGGGACGGCGGGGTTGGCCTCCAGGAAGTCGGCCAGGGCGCGCAGGCCGGTGATGGTCTGGTGGCGGGCGAACAGGTCACCGGGAACGAGCAGGGAAGTCTGGCCGGTCAGTTCGGTGGACGAGGTCATGGCGGGTTCCTCCAGTGCTCAGGAGACGGATGCGGTTGCGTGGGGCTGGTCGGTGCGGAGCTGGCGGAGCAGGTCTGAGGCGAGTTGGTTGGAGACGCCGAGCCGGGCGCGCAGCGCGTCACGAGTGATCGGCCGCCCGTGGCGGTCTTCGTGTTCGGTGGCGACGCGGCGCGCGAAGTCGACCAGGGGAGCCGCCGGAGCGGGAGCAGGTGAGGGCACCGCGGTTTCTTCGGCGGCCGGGGCCGGGGCCGGGGTCGGGACGGGGACGGGGACGGGGACGGGGATGAAGGTCTGGCCGTCCTGCTCGTCGCGGTCACGGTCGCGGGGTTCGTCCTGGGCAGCGGGGACGGCAGCAGCGGCGACGGTGGGGTGTTCGTCCTCCCACACCACCCTCGGGGACGACGCCGAGGACGAGCCGGACGGGGACGCGGACGAGACGACCGGGGCGGGGCCGGGACGGCCAAAGGACTCGGGGACGGGCGAGGTGTGCGCCGCCGCCGGGGTGCTGGCCTTTCGGCGCTCCAGCATGGAGACCGCGACCAGGAACGCGCCCGCAGGAGTCCCTGCGGTAATCCAGCCCCAGACCGAGGGATCGGCCTGCGCGAGGTTGGCGGCCAGCGACAGCAGGATCCCGCCGACCAGGACCACGGTCGGCCACGTCAGCCGCCCGGTGTCTCGGCCGGTGTTCTTGTCCCTCTGGCGTTCTGCGGCGGCCATGACGCAGGTCAGGTCGATGCAGACCGCGATGGCCCAGGCCATCCACCCGCGCTGCCCGTGCTCGGTCGCGGTGTCGCGGATGTGAGTGAACGACCCGGCCGCCGCAATCGTGGCCAGGACGACGACCGGTGCGGAGTCGACCACCGCCCCGGCAAGCCTCCGCATCACGCCGCCCGCCGGTTGGTGACGAGCGCGAGCAGGGCGACCAGTTCGGCATCACAGATGTGCGCGGCGGCCCAGGCGTCGACCTCGCCGGGCCGGGACGAGGTAAACGACTCGGTGCAGGAGCCACAGACCGCGACGTCCACGCTCCGCAGCTCGTCCCACACAACGCGCACCGGCCGGCGGCTCGACGAGGACGAGACGGCGGACGGCCGGGACGATGCCGGGGCCGAGGCGGACAGGACGGGGACGGGCCGAGGACGAACGGAGAGGACGCGGGTAGCCACGAGAGCCTCCAGGACCGGATTCGGACATGGGTCGGGTAGGGACGTGGCGTGATCAGGGCTCACGCCGAGCGGAGAAGATGAGGGGAGGTGTCTAGGCAGCGGGGCGGACGGCCGGGGCGGAGCCGACGAGGGTCTCCCAGTCCGGGGTCAGGTGCGTGTAGTCGCGTGCGGCCTGTTCGGCCTCGTGTTCGGGGACGTAGACCGAGCGGGCTCGGTGCCATGAGCCGTCTTGTCCGGCGACGATGCACACGCCCGGGGTCTCGGCCGGGATGGCGCGGGCGGCGTCCAGGGCGGCGGGGTCGAGGTCGCCGAGCGCCATGTTTGCCGTCTCCGGGTCGTTGACCCGGTGGCACACCCGCCCCGACAACTGGGCCCGCAGCGCGGTCACGCCAGGTCCCAGGTCGGAGCCGACGCGTTGCCCGCACACGACCAGGTAGACCGCGAACGCCCGCCCGAGCTGTGCCACCCGCAGGAGCGCGGTAGCAGTCTTGGCCACCTCGTCCTTCTCGCTCTTGTCGGCCATGAGGAACAGTTCGGCGACCTCGTCCACCAGGACCACGATGGGCATCGGCCGCAGACCCTCCGGCAGCGTCCACACGTTGCGCGCACCAAAGGCGCGGCAGGTGGCCATGCGGTCCTCGACCTCGACCACGAGGTCGACCAGCAGGTCGACCGACTCTTTGCGGGTGGTCGCCAAGGCCGAGAGTCGAGGCGCGTAAGGGGTGAACTCGACGCCGCCCTTGAGGTCGAAGCCGACCAGGGCGACCGGTTGCGGAGCCAGGCCCTTGAGCAGGGCGTTGGCCAGGTTGGACTTACCGGACTGAGTTGCGCCGACGTTGAGCCAGTGCGGCACCGTCCGGAAGTCGATCACCCAGTCCCGGCCGTTCTCCAGCTTCCCGGGACGCACCGTCAGCAGCTCACCGGTTTCCGGCACGGTCGCCACCTCGACCAGAGGGTCACGCATCGTGGCCCACAGCGTCACCGAGCCCGGCCGCACGTCGACCACCCGGACCGAGTGGACGCGCCAGGCGTGCGCGATCCCCTCCGCGGCTTTCTCGTAGTCGGCGGGGACCTGCCCGTCGTGCAGCCGCAGCCGCATCCGCCACCCCAGCCGGGTAGGCCGCAGCAGCCCGAGGCGGGGCGAGCGCTCGACGTCGACCCGCCGCACCCGCCGCTTGTGCTCGACCACCGTCGCCGCCGAGCGCGAAGCGAGCCCCACCACGGGGATAGCGTCCAGGGTGAGCCGGAACCGCCGCCGGTTGCGGGTCAGCTTGCACCCGGACGCGACGTGATGCCACGTCAGGTACACCAGCACCGCCCGGAGCGGGAAGCCCACGCCGTACCAGAACGACACCGGGTGGAACCGGCGCCAGGCCCAGAGCCCGGCCGCCGCAGCGGCCAGGACCCCGAGCACCAGGACGAAGTCAGTCATGACGGCGACCCCGTTCAGGCCACGCCCGCCGGAGCCGACCCCGAGGAGACGGGGACGACGCGGGTAGCGCGGAAGGCGACGCCCCACCGCTTCTCGCCGCCGAGAACCGCCTCCCAGGGGAAGGCGACCAGCCCGACCGGCGTGACGACCTCCCCGATCGTGACCGACTGGTCGCCGGTCACCGCGACGTTGAGCAGGTCGACCCGCCCCATGGCGTCGGCGGCAGACAGGCCGACCGTGAACACCGTCTGTCCGTCGCGGTCCACCTTGACCTCGCCGGTTTCCTGGTTGAGCACCTTGGGACGCGGCGCGGACACGCACACGAAGGTGAGGGTGGAGACGTCGACAGGAATGTTGCGCATGCTGAGTACACCTCTCGTCTGCCTGCTGAACAGGCGTTACGGACCGAAGGGAGCACACGCCATCAGGACGAACGAGGTAGCATCGAAGCGCCAACTAGGGTGCTAACCGCATCCGGGCCTGGGCGGGTCTCCCGCTCAGGCCACTTTCATTAGTGGCCTGTTTCGCCGTCCAAGAGCGGCCTTTCCGCCCCTGAAACGCGAAGAGCGTTCGTGTTGGGCCTTCACCTCCATCAGGAGTGCTTCAGCGTCAACACGAACGCTACCCGGTACTCAGAGTTTCTACTAGTACTTAGAGTACTAGAAGACGTACTTTTCCTACGCGCCCACCCTCTCGGCGAGTTCTCGCAGGTCAGAAGAGGGCG is a genomic window of Actinomadura citrea containing:
- a CDS encoding helix-turn-helix domain-containing protein codes for the protein MPKLLLTVPEAAKALAISRSKLYELLASGAVRSIRIDGARRIPLNALNDYVNALMEEAA
- a CDS encoding DUF2637 domain-containing protein: MRRLAGAVVDSAPVVVLATIAAAGSFTHIRDTATEHGQRGWMAWAIAVCIDLTCVMAAAERQRDKNTGRDTGRLTWPTVVLVGGILLSLAANLAQADPSVWGWITAGTPAGAFLVAVSMLERRKASTPAAAHTSPVPESFGRPGPAPVVSSASPSGSSSASSPRVVWEDEHPTVAAAAVPAAQDEPRDRDRDEQDGQTFIPVPVPVPVPTPAPAPAAEETAVPSPAPAPAAPLVDFARRVATEHEDRHGRPITRDALRARLGVSNQLASDLLRQLRTDQPHATASVS
- a CDS encoding FtsK/SpoIIIE domain-containing protein, which produces MTDFVLVLGVLAAAAAGLWAWRRFHPVSFWYGVGFPLRAVLVYLTWHHVASGCKLTRNRRRFRLTLDAIPVVGLASRSAATVVEHKRRVRRVDVERSPRLGLLRPTRLGWRMRLRLHDGQVPADYEKAAEGIAHAWRVHSVRVVDVRPGSVTLWATMRDPLVEVATVPETGELLTVRPGKLENGRDWVIDFRTVPHWLNVGATQSGKSNLANALLKGLAPQPVALVGFDLKGGVEFTPYAPRLSALATTRKESVDLLVDLVVEVEDRMATCRAFGARNVWTLPEGLRPMPIVVLVDEVAELFLMADKSEKDEVAKTATALLRVAQLGRAFAVYLVVCGQRVGSDLGPGVTALRAQLSGRVCHRVNDPETANMALGDLDPAALDAARAIPAETPGVCIVAGQDGSWHRARSVYVPEHEAEQAARDYTHLTPDWETLVGSAPAVRPAA
- a CDS encoding tyrosine-type recombinase/integrase, translating into MKRGKTWSYVIRVTDPETGISKPKWVGGFPTEDAAKEARDEARVRARRGEYIDRNAITLGEYLDEWLDAHAVEIKPKTLANYRYLIDRHVRPNIGGLRLQAVRPGQITKLYRDLVTVGGRKGAGLSPRTVAHVHSVLRKAFGDAVRVDELIASNPTERAKRPRLHHGEPGKVWTPAQLRTFLVSVEGHRLSAFFHLAAYTGARRGELLNLRWPDVDLDGGSIHIKGSVGFVAGERIEGTTKSGRSRVVSLDPGTVGVLNAHRKRQLADKLKAGEFWKGTEDGHVFATGWGEPVHPDTVSSLMATLIKEHNAADGITPLPHARLHDLRHVHATTLLLAGVPVHVVAARLGHADPAITLRVYAHVVNEQLAEAATIFADRIDGAA
- a CDS encoding replication initiator: MAARYNRADFRAWARRAHSTGGCAQPVHLRGRVTHLDPQTAEILRHYSTAQEPGGTLRVACKTRRASRCPACAETYRADTYQLVRAGLVGGKGVPDTVSTHPAAFVTLTAPSFGPVHSRRTGKAGGVVACRPRRDGGTCPHGRPVSCTIRHGDDDPRLGQPICPDCFDYAGAVLWNAHAPELWRRFALAFRRYVARSAGLRVSDLRDVLTVSFAKVAEYQRRGLVHFHAVIRLDGPGGPDAQPPAWATLDLLKAAVDHSVGAVTVSSPAAGDVPALTHAWGSQVDVRPITTTGELTDTAVAGYIAKYATKAAECVGTLDRRIRPTDELTDLPVSGHARRLIAECLRLGALEEFAGLRLAEWAHMLGFRGHFSTKSRRYSTTLGALRQARIQHNQHQHDEPTTGRIPFDDDQVLVVAHWRYLGQGMTPGEALLTAALTGKPMPALTTDERSFACPSSC